One segment of Streptomyces sp. XD-27 DNA contains the following:
- a CDS encoding dihydrolipoamide S-succinyltransferase, with protein sequence MFQDTTAPPDADVPASRTSARVYTFFLNKITDAVDQALQEHDGDVEAATKALVRKAVPDSMALFKLTRVGGNYVHTAYPRSLDFLAKPSQGEPDEVWEARHKWRNEPLASAIKKGTHDPVDVTALDTNAAYLSAFKTHLPIGTLQHDSTGGFDRRRAGIHRVDHFEWTHPHLPSPLGNRIEPGPYYLDDATLRLLIRCHDLDLCEAPRILESWTSGASEAMLEKFRRVLQQARQTAIENDDTATIEYVKAMYSKFTSTIGHSAKNSEIRRPEWVHTIRSQANASLWLKAWKAHQNGLILVQVSGVDELHVAGGDWRQVFKEGRMPAEMKEKRLYTLGGK encoded by the coding sequence GTGTTCCAAGACACGACCGCGCCGCCGGACGCGGACGTCCCGGCGAGCCGAACGAGCGCGCGGGTCTACACCTTCTTCCTGAACAAGATCACCGACGCGGTGGACCAGGCCCTCCAAGAGCACGACGGGGACGTGGAAGCCGCGACCAAGGCCCTGGTCCGAAAAGCCGTGCCGGACTCGATGGCCCTGTTCAAACTGACCCGGGTCGGCGGGAATTACGTCCACACCGCCTACCCCCGCTCCCTCGATTTCCTGGCCAAGCCCTCCCAGGGCGAACCCGACGAGGTATGGGAAGCCCGCCATAAATGGCGCAACGAACCCCTCGCCTCCGCAATCAAAAAGGGCACGCACGACCCCGTGGACGTGACAGCTCTGGACACGAACGCGGCCTACCTCTCGGCCTTCAAGACCCACCTGCCCATCGGCACACTCCAGCACGACTCCACCGGCGGCTTCGACCGCCGCCGCGCCGGCATCCACCGCGTTGACCACTTCGAATGGACCCACCCCCACCTGCCCAGCCCCCTCGGCAACCGCATCGAGCCAGGCCCGTACTACCTCGACGACGCCACGCTGCGCCTCCTCATCCGCTGCCACGACCTGGACCTGTGCGAGGCCCCGCGGATCCTGGAGTCCTGGACCTCCGGCGCCTCCGAGGCGATGCTGGAGAAGTTCCGCCGGGTCCTCCAGCAAGCCCGCCAGACCGCGATCGAGAACGACGACACGGCCACGATCGAATACGTCAAGGCCATGTATTCGAAGTTCACCTCGACTATCGGCCACTCAGCAAAGAACAGCGAGATCCGCCGACCCGAGTGGGTCCACACCATCCGCTCCCAGGCAAACGCAAGCCTCTGGCTGAAAGCATGGAAGGCCCATCAGAATGGCCTTATCCTGGTCCAGGTATCCGGTGTTGACGAGCTCCATGTCGCCGGAGGCGACTGGCGACAGGTCTTCAAGGAAGGCCGCATGCCAGCCGAAATGAAGGAAAAGCGCCTGTACACCCTCGGGGGGAAATAA
- a CDS encoding DnaB-like helicase C-terminal domain-containing protein has product MPEATAVVSRPRRLQGLATVLDELLDPATPATTTPRADGPVVFGLPALDHALATLTPGRLTLIAAAPGAGGSLLAAAAARHTALTHNLPVLYAASGLTRNDVAARIVAAHTPVDYRRLRTGALTAAELEAAAGVRAQLAGAPLLIDDGTGLTADAIAQTVPDVQGLALVVVDRLQHAHDPAIPLSGPALPAAARALAHLARTHHVPVLAALDTDDPDAIAALAPGLTLTLTFPRGRQHAELTVAERDFGHLAAFPLTADLARARFTEPVPRFDAMRAFAGQQGEAVTADVVTAARPYTEPGALGELPEDLRGVLPVLVRRFDAQDLELSSSQRAVTEAAAHGPHLPDTANGRRLAAALTAFLEYAAAQGYRPDDAGHPDGTQRPSTTDRPAAHGPGPASTTLPAPYAPVEPAAGPSCGPVTGQAVTGPHSPATSAPAHPGEPAAPGLTAATAPQAPAGPADTEPAAPAGGAVAAPPTGPAVAHTGPGSSTTAPAPTPVAGERLEAAEVELLEAAFPFLAGAQGGLSARLTGTMAALRDARTATTTSAAPTAAVGEREGAVAAGARPEPEQAAVLAGLRRTMADLAARTPRMPDTPEGARLQAALAAYATAYSAPAAPASTAPAPGPSAAAPRWAGTWPMRFPQPADAQPVDAPAAPGPDAGLAAVETELLDAAAVFTSGPEKLSAAATNVLHTLRAAQQPENTGALPAARARAAELATRRLRLPKTPDAARLRAALDAYAAAAAAAGIAPDALPPAPAAAVAALSVTEPAPQPPPPRLLRPASRPTDPWRRRRRPRNCRRRCSKTRPRRRTRTSRRAERARGSTPSS; this is encoded by the coding sequence GTGCCCGAGGCCACGGCCGTGGTGTCGCGTCCTCGTCGCCTCCAGGGCCTCGCAACCGTGCTGGACGAACTCCTCGACCCCGCCACCCCGGCCACCACCACCCCCCGCGCGGATGGCCCCGTCGTGTTCGGTCTGCCCGCCCTGGACCACGCGCTCGCCACCCTGACCCCCGGCCGCCTGACCCTGATCGCCGCTGCGCCCGGCGCCGGGGGAAGCCTCCTTGCCGCCGCGGCCGCCCGTCACACCGCCCTGACCCACAACCTCCCCGTCCTCTACGCCGCTTCGGGCCTGACCCGTAACGACGTGGCCGCGCGGATCGTCGCCGCACACACACCGGTGGACTACCGCCGCCTGCGCACCGGTGCCCTGACGGCCGCCGAGCTCGAGGCCGCCGCCGGGGTGCGTGCGCAGCTGGCCGGTGCGCCGCTGCTCATCGATGACGGCACGGGTCTGACCGCCGACGCGATCGCGCAGACCGTGCCGGACGTTCAGGGCTTGGCGCTGGTGGTCGTGGACCGGCTCCAGCACGCCCACGACCCCGCCATTCCGCTGTCCGGCCCTGCGCTCCCGGCCGCCGCCCGGGCGCTGGCCCACCTCGCCCGCACCCACCACGTCCCCGTCCTGGCCGCGCTGGACACCGACGACCCCGACGCCATCGCCGCGCTCGCGCCCGGCCTCACCCTGACCCTGACGTTCCCCCGCGGCCGTCAGCACGCCGAGCTGACCGTCGCAGAACGCGACTTCGGCCACCTGGCCGCCTTCCCGCTGACCGCCGACCTCGCCCGCGCCCGGTTCACCGAGCCCGTCCCGCGCTTCGACGCCATGCGCGCGTTCGCCGGCCAGCAGGGCGAGGCGGTCACCGCCGACGTCGTCACCGCGGCACGCCCCTACACGGAGCCCGGCGCCCTCGGCGAGCTCCCCGAAGACCTGCGCGGGGTCCTGCCCGTTCTGGTCCGCCGCTTCGACGCCCAGGACCTCGAGCTCTCCTCGTCCCAGCGGGCGGTGACCGAGGCCGCCGCCCACGGCCCGCACCTGCCCGACACCGCCAACGGCCGCCGCCTGGCGGCCGCGCTCACCGCCTTCCTTGAGTACGCCGCCGCCCAGGGCTACCGCCCCGACGACGCCGGGCACCCGGACGGCACCCAGCGCCCCAGCACCACCGACCGCCCCGCCGCGCACGGCCCCGGACCCGCCTCAACGACTCTCCCCGCCCCGTACGCGCCCGTTGAGCCCGCTGCTGGGCCCTCGTGCGGGCCGGTGACCGGACAGGCCGTCACCGGCCCGCACAGCCCCGCCACTTCCGCCCCCGCCCACCCGGGCGAGCCCGCTGCCCCCGGCCTGACCGCCGCCACTGCGCCGCAGGCCCCCGCCGGCCCCGCGGACACCGAGCCCGCCGCCCCGGCCGGGGGTGCCGTGGCCGCGCCGCCCACCGGCCCGGCCGTCGCACACACCGGGCCCGGCTCCTCGACAACCGCCCCCGCCCCCACGCCGGTCGCCGGGGAGCGCCTGGAGGCGGCCGAGGTGGAGCTCCTGGAGGCGGCGTTCCCCTTCCTCGCCGGGGCCCAGGGCGGTTTGTCGGCGCGGCTGACGGGCACGATGGCCGCTCTCCGCGACGCCCGCACTGCCACCACCACCTCCGCCGCCCCCACCGCCGCCGTTGGCGAGCGCGAGGGGGCGGTGGCGGCCGGTGCGCGCCCGGAGCCGGAGCAGGCCGCCGTGCTGGCGGGGCTGCGCCGGACGATGGCCGACCTTGCCGCCCGTACCCCGCGCATGCCCGACACCCCTGAAGGCGCCCGTCTTCAGGCCGCGCTCGCGGCTTACGCCACCGCGTACTCCGCCCCTGCTGCGCCCGCGTCCACGGCGCCCGCCCCGGGTCCCTCGGCCGCGGCTCCGCGGTGGGCCGGGACCTGGCCCATGCGCTTCCCGCAGCCCGCCGACGCACAGCCCGTCGACGCCCCGGCCGCTCCGGGGCCGGACGCGGGGCTGGCGGCCGTCGAGACCGAGCTCCTGGACGCGGCAGCGGTGTTCACGAGCGGACCGGAGAAGCTGTCCGCGGCCGCGACGAACGTGCTCCACACGCTCCGGGCCGCGCAGCAGCCCGAGAACACTGGCGCTCTGCCCGCGGCCCGGGCCCGGGCCGCCGAGCTCGCCACCCGGCGCCTGCGCCTGCCCAAGACCCCCGACGCCGCCCGCCTGCGCGCCGCACTGGACGCCTACGCCGCCGCCGCGGCCGCGGCCGGCATCGCCCCCGACGCCCTCCCGCCCGCACCCGCGGCGGCCGTCGCGGCGCTGAGCGTCACCGAGCCCGCCCCGCAGCCCCCGCCGCCGCGCCTGCTGCGCCCGGCGAGCAGGCCGACCGACCCCTGGAGGCGCCGGAGGCGCCCGAGGAACTGCCGTCGGCGGTGTTCCAAGACACGACCGCGCCGCCGGACGCGGACGTCCCGGCGAGCCGAACGAGCGCGCGGGTCTACACCTTCTTCCTGA